In one window of Gossypium hirsutum isolate 1008001.06 chromosome A01, Gossypium_hirsutum_v2.1, whole genome shotgun sequence DNA:
- the LOC121229535 gene encoding protein DOWN-REGULATED IN DIF1 11 gives MAKLNHNLSMAIALLSSILIAASMVTSEEEFMITIPPEPEPGFYKTMEECIEKMSRECGENIVKAVLEDEDISEQCCVELVRGMGKICHDDLLQFYVSLPQLGFNVTHLNIRGHHVWNICISKTPSKM, from the coding sequence ATGGCAAAACTCAACCACAACTTATCCATGGCGATTGCTTTGCTCTCATCCATATTAATCGCAGCTTCAATGGTAACAAGCGAAGAGGAGTTCATGATTACAATCCCACCAGAACCAGAACCAGGTTTCTATAAAACCATGGAAGAATGCATCGAGAAGATGAGCAGGGAATGTGGGGAAAACATTGTGAAAGCCGTTTTAGAAGATGAAGATATTTCGGAGCAATGTTGCGTTGAGCTTGTGCGTGGAATGGGCAAAATCTGCCACGATGACTTGCTCCAGTTTTACGTCTCATTGCCCCAGTTGGGTTTTAATGTAACTCACCTTAACATTAGAGGTCATCACGTATGGAATATCTGTATCTCAAAAACTCCATCAAAGATGTGA
- the LOC107922143 gene encoding uncharacterized protein isoform X2, translating into MIGEVVQTMRFIFKTEMRTMMKRIVTHLGSYPNYSLDISKARWVDDLAMAEVVEKKGKMWVTMGIVRNGNTYCFIEETLFLIEIGALHVLDGNDIHLSLKELYEKLSNGKSGCYWELFEVYKHLKSLGYVVGRHGIPWSVKGQQIKSGTCSLEGSQESNEMLELEPKDENSVIELFNNMQITDVSPAFNVYLPNSKFRKSSPGDPSFVLYISRCSPSSRVEIEALEIKHGAIPFKFCHVENGRVSFFSFAKTELPILP; encoded by the exons ATGATTGGGGAAGTTGTTCAGACAATGAGGTTTATCTTCAAGACAGAAATGAGGACGATGATGAAGAGGATTGTTACTCATCTGGGTTCTTATCCAAATTACAGTTTAG ATATCTCAAAGGCTCGATGGGTTGATGATTTGGCTATGGCTGAGGTTGTTGAAAAGAAGGGTAAGATGTGGGTGACTATGGGGATAGTTCGCAATGGCAACACATATTGCTTCATTGAGGAAACTCT GTTTTTGATTGAAATAGGGGCGTTGCACGTTTTAGATGGAAATGACATACATCTTTCTCTAAAAGAACTATATGAAAAGCTTTCAAATGGGAAGAGTGGATGCTATTGGGAGCTTTTTGAGGTGTATAAGCACCTAAAATCTCTTGGCTATGTAGTTGGGCGCCATGGTATTCCTTGGTCTGTGAAGGGTCAACAGATTAAGTCTGGAACTTGTTCACTTGAAGGCAGTCAAGAGAGTAATGAGATGCTAGAATTGGAGCCGAAAGACGAGAATTCTGTCATTGAGTTGTTCAATAATATGCAGATTACAGATGTGAGTCCAGCTTTTAATGTTTATCTTCCTAACAGCAAGTTTAGAAAGTCTTCTCCAGGTGATCCGAGTTTTGTTCTATACATAAGTAG GTGCAGTCCATCATCCAGAGTAGAAATTGAGGCCCTTGAAATAAAGCATGGTGCCATCCCTTTTAAGTTCTGTCATGTAGAAAACGGGCGTGTAAGTTTCTTCTCCTTCGCTAAGACTGAGCTTCCCATCTTACCTTAA
- the LOC107922142 gene encoding zeatin O-glucosyltransferase: protein MTNQENSVIVVMVPFPAQGHLNQLLHLSRIILSYGIPVHYVGTSTHNRQAKVRVHGWDPVAVASFHFHDCQVPPFASPPPNPNAAIKFPSHLQPCFDACHHLRKPVTELLRMLSLQAKKVVIIHDSMMGSVVQDVGSIPSTESYAFHTVSAFSLFFYLWESAGKPQVNAEMLGENDVPSLEGCFTEDFLEFIALQHRYLNVTSGSIYNTSEVIEGTYVELLRQHMKEKQHWALGPFNPLKVPEKNSCGSRHYCLEWLDKQAMNSVLYVSFGTTTTMGDEQIQELAIGLRRSNQKFIWVLRDADTGDVFNGEVRRPELPMGYQDSVKDKGLVVRDWAPQLEILAHPAIGGFVSHCGWNSCMESITMGVPIGAWPAHSDQPRNAVLITKLLKLGITIKDWARRDEVVTAAVVEDAVKRLMASEEGDEIRKRAAEVSGAVRQSLAEGEVDRKEWDSFITHIIR, encoded by the coding sequence ATGACAAACCAAGAAAACTCAGTTATTGTTGTGATGGTGCCATTTCCAGCACAAGGTCATTTAAACCAGTTGCTTCACCTCTCTAGGATCATCCTCTCCTATGGCATCCCGGTTCATTATGTTGGTACATCCACACACAACCGGCAGGCAAAGGTGAGAGTTCATGGTTGGGATCCTGTAGCTGTGGCTAGTTTCCATTTCCATGACTGTCAAGTTCCTCCTTTTGCTTCTCCTCCTCCAAACCCCAATGCAGCAATCAAATTCCCTTCTCATCTCCAGCCATGTTTTGATGCCTGTCATCATCTTCGTAAACCTGTCACTGAGTTGTTACGCATGCTTTCTTTACAAGCAAAAAAGGTCGTTATCATTCATGACTCTATGATGGGATCCGTGGTTCAAGATGTTGGTTCAATTCCCAGCACAGAATCCTATGCTTTCCACACTGTTTCTgccttttctctcttcttttattTATGGGAATCAGCGGGGAAACCACAAGTTAACGCAGAAATGCTTGGTGAAAATGACGTTCCTTCTCTTGAAGGATGCTTCACTGAAGATTTCTTGGAGTTCATTGCTTTGCAACACCGATATCTAAACGTCACTTCTGGGAGTATATATAACACAAGCGAAGTGATAGAAGGTACATACGTTGAGTTGCTTCGCCAACATATGAAAGAAAAGCAACATTGGGCTTTGGGGCCATTTAATCCATTAAAAGTACCTGAGAAAAACAGTTGCGGTAGCCGACACTACTGTTTGGAATGGCTTGATAAACAGGCGATGAACTCTGTTCTTTACGTGTCTTTTGGGACTACAACCACAATGGGTGATGAACAAATCCAAGAACTGGCAATTGGTTTGAGACGAAGCAATCAAAAGTTCATTTGGGTATTGAGAGATGCTGACACAGGTGATGTTTTCAATGGAGAAGTTAGAAGGCCGGAGCTTCCAATGGGATACCAAGATTCAGTGAAAGATAAAGGGTTGGTGGTGAGAGATTGGGCACCTCAGCTGGAGATATTAGCCCACCCTGCCATTGGTGGGTTTGTAAGCCACTGTGGGTGGAATTCATGCATGGAAAGCATCACCATGGGAGTACCAATAGGGGCTTGGCCTGCGCATTCAGATCAACCAAGAAACGCAGTACTAATCACAAAGTTGCTCAAACTCGGCATTACCATCAAGGACTGGGCACGTCGAGATGAAGTAGTGACAGCAGCGGTAGTTGAAGATGCCGTGAAACGTTTGATGGCTTCAGAGGAAGGAGATGAGATAAGGAAGAGAGCGGCAGAAGTAAGTGGTGCGGTGCGCCAATCGTTGGCTGAAGGTGAGGTTGACCGTAAGGAGTGGGACTCCTTCATTACTCATATCATTAGGTAG
- the LOC107922143 gene encoding uncharacterized protein isoform X1, which produces MGSDDWGSCSDNEVYLQDRNEDDDEEDCYSSGFLSKLQFRKDISKARWVDDLAMAEVVEKKGKMWVTMGIVRNGNTYCFIEETLFLIEIGALHVLDGNDIHLSLKELYEKLSNGKSGCYWELFEVYKHLKSLGYVVGRHGIPWSVKGQQIKSGTCSLEGSQESNEMLELEPKDENSVIELFNNMQITDVSPAFNVYLPNSKFRKSSPGDPSFVLYISRCSPSSRVEIEALEIKHGAIPFKFCHVENGRVSFFSFAKTELPILP; this is translated from the exons ATGGGCAGCGATGATTGGGGAAGTTGTTCAGACAATGAGGTTTATCTTCAAGACAGAAATGAGGACGATGATGAAGAGGATTGTTACTCATCTGGGTTCTTATCCAAATTACAGTTTAG GAAAGATATCTCAAAGGCTCGATGGGTTGATGATTTGGCTATGGCTGAGGTTGTTGAAAAGAAGGGTAAGATGTGGGTGACTATGGGGATAGTTCGCAATGGCAACACATATTGCTTCATTGAGGAAACTCT GTTTTTGATTGAAATAGGGGCGTTGCACGTTTTAGATGGAAATGACATACATCTTTCTCTAAAAGAACTATATGAAAAGCTTTCAAATGGGAAGAGTGGATGCTATTGGGAGCTTTTTGAGGTGTATAAGCACCTAAAATCTCTTGGCTATGTAGTTGGGCGCCATGGTATTCCTTGGTCTGTGAAGGGTCAACAGATTAAGTCTGGAACTTGTTCACTTGAAGGCAGTCAAGAGAGTAATGAGATGCTAGAATTGGAGCCGAAAGACGAGAATTCTGTCATTGAGTTGTTCAATAATATGCAGATTACAGATGTGAGTCCAGCTTTTAATGTTTATCTTCCTAACAGCAAGTTTAGAAAGTCTTCTCCAGGTGATCCGAGTTTTGTTCTATACATAAGTAG GTGCAGTCCATCATCCAGAGTAGAAATTGAGGCCCTTGAAATAAAGCATGGTGCCATCCCTTTTAAGTTCTGTCATGTAGAAAACGGGCGTGTAAGTTTCTTCTCCTTCGCTAAGACTGAGCTTCCCATCTTACCTTAA